CTATTTGTACTTTCCATCTTGGTGAGGTTGTGTCAGTCACACAGGGTCCTGCTACAGTTGCTGACAAGGTGAGcaagggcaggaggaggggcAGGCCTGTCCGGCATCAGCCCTTCCGTGCTCGCCCCATGGCACCAGCTGTGGGTACCCAGTGGGTGgtcctgccctgctggctggcagcagcGGCCATCTATGCTGTGTTGAATGAACCACTGCAGCTATCAGTGTTCTGGGTTGTGTGTTACTGCCATTCCTACATCATAGTGTGTGGAGTTTATGTTTCAAATTATCCTGAATTGTAGGGCAGACACTGAAGGGAGTTCTGCACTCAGTGACAGAGAAGGCTGTTcagctggtgctgagcagagctgggacgCAGATCAACTTGGTGCTTGTGGTGTGGCTGCTGTGCATTCCCCAGTTTTAACCTCTAGCATTTGCAGTAGCTCTGGGATGTTACCTTCTGCACAGACGCAAGTTGACCAAAATAAAATCCTTCtgagaatgtgacattttctacatgtgagagaaataaataagtaaCGGTGGAGaggaaaagtggaaaagaagaTAGGAGAATTTACATAATCTTGGTTCAGCTACAAGTTCTGTTTGCTTATGGGCTTACTGAGCAAGTTTCAAGTTGAGGCATTTCAGACCTTGTTACTACCCTGGCAACAAAACAAGTCTTACCTACCTTTTTTTACACAGGGATTCTTTTATAATCTTGCACAGAGTAGTATGAGGAAGCTTTTGCTTGCTCTAAGTTGCTATGTGGTTAACAGTAAATTGCAGAGCTGAATTGGCAAATCTTACTGGTGCTGCAGTCCCAGTGCTTCTGACTGTGAAAATGTGAAGGCTGGCATACTGCTGCTGCTATGGTCAACATTAGCTGAATGAATGGACTTCATATGCCTGATCTTGTGCTTTTACACTGTATTGACAGTTGGAATTAacagcagggaagaaaatgttaaaGGTTCATAGGCAAGGGAAGCGTGACTGGCTGCCAGTAATTGGCAGTAACCGTGATTTAAAAGTCAAATAAGCATGTAGCTCCTGAATGAGCAGAAGCACTCCTGAAGAGCAGTTGTTTATCTGAAAAATTATTCAAATGGCATTATGGAGTTTCTCATTGAATGTCATGATGGTTTCCAGAACTAGTTTTCTTGCTCTGAACATAAAATGGGGGAGAGAAACCACATTGCCAAATTTAAAAGTGCAATCTGGAGTCTGAATGAATGCaaagtttttttgttattctttatGTCTGGTGGGTGGCCAAAAGTAGAGCCTTGCTTGCATCAATTTGTTCCCCATGTTGTCAGTAGTGTCCTCAGTGATTCCTACTCTTGTGCATGGCAATTTTTTTACCAGGTGTAAGTCATGTGGCTGGGCTGGTACTCGagctacaggaaaaatattgtCTGTCTGCGTTGGCTTCTCACAGCTTGTGGCAGTAAAATTGCAAAGGTTAGAAATTGACACAGAATAATGCaaaaatgaggaagaggagaCTTTCTTCACAGTTAAGTTTCTTAATGATACCTTTCAGGATTTTGGAAACCTTTAAAAGCGGAGTTATGCTCTTCTATCACCATACCCTAATTTGTAGttgttcaaaataaaatacacagatTTGTCTGATTTGGTACATTGTTACATCCAGCAACTGAAGGCAAGACCAGATAGAACCTTTGGGTTGTGCACACGTGCATGTGTTTACACTGCTCAGCTTTCTCCCATACAGGCTGTGCTGTGACGTGCAGGAGGAATAGCAGGCAGATATTATTGCTGCTGACCCAGTAGACAAGCACAAGAATAGCCATCATGACCGCAGGAAGAAGCAGGGTTTGCTAGCAGGGTAATGGCATAGTGATATCTTGCTTTGATCAGAAAAGCACCAGACATCCCCTGGCCCTAGGAGCACTGAGTGCCAAAAGCTGTCAGACGCAGAGTGTACGCTCTGTGCCATCTGGGACATGGGTTCTGGGAAAGGGGACACTGGGCTGGTGTAAGCTGCTACTGTGGTATTGCTGAAGTCCTGAGGCCGGTACAGCTTACACCATCTGGTGATCCGTCTGAGTTCATTATGGTAGAGGGATGTCTAGGATTTCATTCTCTACAGTGCTTTGACCATACCCGTCTCCTTTTCCCCTTAAGAGTCAGTCAAAACAAAGcccattttaaaagaaatgaatgtagAAAATGTGAAACGTAAGGATCTTTTACAGAGTGTCTTTTACAGTGCTGGGACATAAAACAGAGCAGTGGAAGATAAGCCGTTATGTATGTTGAGGAAGCCTAAGAATAAAGATTATAGGCAAACAGTCTACCTTTCTTTACAAGGCCTTGATTTACATCCCTGAAATCTCAAATTTAGCTATTACAATGAAGTCCTGTTGCGCACAGAGCTGACTTTTTATCACCACTTAAAATCTAATTAATCCGTATCGAAGCACAAAGATTTCTGTTGTATTTTAGGGTGAGGGGTCATAGAGCCTTCTTTGTTCATCCTCAGGCTTGTAATCATCAGGCATTGGGATATAATTTTACCAAGCAAATTGGAAGGTAACAGATCAAATCCTTATCGGAAAGACTAACTCATGGTTTAGTGAAGTCCTTCATCCTTTATGTGAAACATTATATTCGTGAAGAACAAAAAAGTGTTTGAGAGCTTACAAAGGGTTAATAGCAAGGGCTTATATTTGGGGCAGGAGAGAACTAAAATCTTCATAGCTTCCACCACCACTCGAGACAGCAGTTGTTAGAGAACCGCTGGGGCAACCTTCTTCCACAAGCTTTTAGGACTACTCTTACAATGGCCTTGGTTTATCGACCAGTGGTGCAATTAAGTGGCATATTATTATCTCTGTTGGGATGGGTCCTATCCTGTCTCACTACCTATTTACCTCAGTGGAAAAATCTTAACTTGGAACTGAACGAACTGGAGATCTGGACCATGGGACTCTGGCAAGCTTGTGTTGTCCAAGAAGAAGGGGGAATGCAATGCAAGGACTTTGATTCTTTCTTAGCTTTGCCTCCAGAACTCAGGATTTCTAggattttgatgtttttttccaatggACTGGGGCTTTTGGGCCTCTTGTTCTCAGGATTTGGGTTGGACTGTTTGAAAATTGGTGGAAGACAACAGGATCACAAGAAACGGCTGTTGCTGTTTGGGGGAATGCTCTTCTGGATGTCGGGGATTACAGCTATTGCCCCAGTTTCTTGGGTTGCCCACTCCACAGTCCAGGAATTTTGGGATGAGAATATACCAGATATTGTTCccaggtgggatttgggggaaGCATTATTTGTTGGCTGGCTTGCTGGATTTTGTCTTATACTAGGAGGATCCCTACTTAACTGCACAATCTGCTCAACTGAACTTCATCCATCTTCGGTCCATTATGCAGTAACAGAACAGCAAGATCAGTGTCAACACTTAGAAACTGAAACTAGGCCTTAAAACCAAAGGCTTTAAGTAGGACAGAAAGACTGCCCTATCTTTTCCAAACTCTACTGCAAGCcagcagcttgttccagtaGTAATTCAAAGGACTCTTTGTTACTTAGCTGGTTTCCTAAACTTATGTTTTCTCCATAACTGTCATCTGAAACTGGTGTATTTTCTCACCTGCAGaactatttaaaatgtttcacaggagaattttatttcttcatagaCTACGtagaaaagatgtttttgttttctcaactGTACGgtaaaattctgaaaatgaatatgCATGTTCCATGGCATTTTGGCTTTTAACCAAAATAAGCTTCCTTTTCATATGAAATCAACTAACTGAGCCTCAAAGCTTGATTCCCTGTCGCAATTTTCCACTTGCCTAACGTAGTGACATAGGAACTTTTTTCTACATCCTTAATGCTCTATATGCATGCGTTGCCTCAGATTGTTTTCTGTGGACAAGCAAATTGTGCTAAGCAAGCTGCGGATTTCTGAAATGCTACCACGATTTGCAGATGTCTTTTTGTGCATGGGATATTATGATGTGGCGCTTTGTACCCAAGAAGTTGTGTTTGCGATCTCAACCTAGCACATAAAACTATTCATGCAAGTTATTCTGAGCATTTTGATATCTGCAAACTTGCACCAAAAATAGGCTCAGAGACAAAAAACAGTTATCCTGTCTTGTTCTGACGCAGGTACTGAGGTTTTATGCATTCTATCAAAGGCTTCTTAGGCTCCATTCACCTACAGCAAAACATTCTCAATACAGAACCTTTAGGTAGATGATATTTAACTGGCCACAATGAGGACAGCCTATTTAAGTAGGAATGTATTGATGGATACTAAAGTACTCTGTGTTTGCGGttcttattttaataagaaattaaGAGATGCCAAAATTTGCAGAAATGTTTCAGTGCTCTAGCAGATAGATGAAAAGCAAAGTATATTACTAAAAACCAAATAATTAACCAACTCATACTAATGAAAGGTGAACCCAGCTGTGGTCACACCCTTCAATTAGTGGTTTACCACACTATTTCCTTATCCCCTAAATGCTGCCCATGGAACCAGGTAACATAAAGCTGGAGGGGGAGGAGTATTTCATACTTTATAAAGCTTTGTTTTAACATTTGCCAGTGTTCAGTATGTGCAGAATACTGTTTTCAAAAGCCATCAGTTCAGTGCTACTTCGACTGCTAAAAATGGATTTGGTCCACAGACACAGGTTACAGTTATTTGGATTGCTGCTGTCTGTAATAGGATGGATTTTAACTGGTACCTGTAACTATTTACCGGACTGGAAAAACCTCGGCTTAGACTTAAATGAACTGGAGCTTTGGACTATGGGACTCTGGCAAACCTGTGTAGTCCAAGACATAGGAGGAACACAGTGTAAAGACTTTGATTCTTTTCTAGCTTTGCCCATAGAATTCAGGATTTCCAGGATTTTAGTATCTACATCAAACGGACTAGGACTTCTGAGCCTCGTCATCTCTAGCCTTGGTTTGGACTGCCTAAAGATAGAGGATACAGAGCAGAAGCTAAAGAAACAGCTGTTACTACTTGGAGGAATTCTCATGTGGATAGCCGGAGTTCTGGTCTTAGTTCCTGTTTCCTGGGTTGCCTATACGATAATCCAGGAATTTTGGGATGAAGTGATCCCAGAGATTGTGCCCAGATGGGAAATAGGGGATGCACTGTTCAGTGGTTGGTTTGGTGGCTTTTTTATAATTCTAGGAGGCTCTTTACTTCTCTTGACAATCTTCTTATCATCTGACCATCAATTACCAGAACAGTATACAATGGGAGATATGCAAGACAACCGTCAACAGGTGGAGACTGGAAACAGAAGACTTTAAAAAGGGTACATGCtagctttttggttttcttacTCTTGTGTTACAGTAAGAAAACGCTGATGAACAGACTGGCTACTGTTTACAAGACTGGGGGAGGGATTACTACAGTACGGTTCCTTTCATTTCTACTTACTTTCAATTTTAATTAGATTGTCATAGCTCATCAATTAATATAAGTCACTATTGCTTTTCTCCAAAATCTAATCAGTTGCAGTGTTCTTTGTGgtgtttttatgtttatttgCTCGACTgtgttggtgttgttttttcatGTTAAATGAGTAAAAAATTGTGATGGATGCATGGAGACCTAACACTTTTAAACAGCAGAAGCCTTAAAGTTCTTGAAGGGGTTTGCAGTGCCAGTTCAACATACATTACAAAAATCTAATACAATATAACCTTAAATTAAATTGCATGGACCTTTATTCATTTGCACTAGTCTAAACTAACCGCTTCCTGAATGTTATGCAATATTCTtcattgtgtgtgtgtgtgtgactgaaTATATCCCAGCATCACCATACACACCCTCTGGAAAGCGAGCATTTCTGAACAGTAACAAGATGCTGTCTGCTAGAAAGTACTCATTGCTATTGCAGCTTTTCTTTAATGAATGTAAAGAATTAACTTCAAGTGAACGCATCATTTTCTTTATAACTTATCCTAAGACTTGTCAGTGATTGATGTGAACTTTCTATAAATCACAAAGATTTTACACTGACAAATCTATATGCTCTTTGTAGCAACAGATGGCTGCTACAAAGACGTAGAATAGCAATAACAATTGAATAAAACACTGGTCTGGAAAAGaactttgttaaaaaaaatgtattttctgatcACTGAAACACATGGAAAGTGCAGAGACAAGTTAATCTACGTGATGTATTTGCATACTTTTACAGACAAAATTAGAACAGAACCACATTCAGCATATAACCTGATTAAATATTTAGTTCAGTCCTGAGCATTTGATATTTAATACAGCATAAACATAgcaatatctttaaaaaattcttatttGATTTGCCTTctattacaatttttttctaaccTTTGCTCATTTGGTTAAATATTCTTGTACcagtaatatttaattttgatatCTGCAACTGCAGTGATAGTGGTACCTGGAAGCAGAACTAATTGCATTTGTTACACTCTGCTGTGCAGAGTAAATTCTACTTTGAGTAATATCTATAATTGTAAACTGACAGGATTATTTGTATGTGTTAGCTTATTCTATTGAGTGTTTTGAGGTCAGATAATttaaacttattaaaaaaaaagcagaattgttAAAAGCTGCCTAAAATATGTTTAACTTTACCAATTTGGAAAACGAGGCACATTTTGCAATGAGTTTTGTGAGCTAAGGCCAACAATCCTTAAATTTTGACCTTACTTCATGCTTACAAATATATGATAAtactttttgaaaattattcaacatgtgaagaaaaacagctgatcTGGCAAGAATTCAGACAGCTCTAAATACTTTTCACAATAGCATCacatgtgaaatatttttatggcCAGAACTGAACTATATTAAACACAACATAAATAagactgtaaataaataaaagaaaaatcacaaagtACACCTCTAAACATCATTCTACAAACATATAATCAAATTGAGAAGTTGAAACTGTCAACCTTCATTTCACCTCTACATTAAATAattccagatttatttttttttaattgacctttcaaatatgttATCTCAAAcccaacaaagaaaaaacaagtgaGGCATTCATAAATGATGTTTAACCAGCATCTTGCCCCAAATAGCACATCTGGCTATATGTTTAAGTGAACTGATGTGTTTGTGCATAAGAAAGCCCTTGGGTAAGGCTTACACAGATCTCTCATCACAGAATTGTCACTGCGAATTTCAGACAGCTGCTACCATAATGTTAGTTATATTCACTTCCATTTTCTCACCAATTACAACTCTTTTGAGACATTAAGGCCACGCATATGTGGATAACGTGATTATACTGAAATACATGGCGCCTTCTAGTCAGGATCTTTTCCAGAGAGAGTTTACTTCAACAAATTTCTGATATCCAAGTTACTGGGGACAAACTTTTCTCCTGGTACAAATACTTTCATAAAATCCTCTTCATAACTGTAAACCTAATTAACACTTTCATATTCTCCTAGCTGGCAACAGGGCAGCCTCTAGGACAAGAGACTAATACAGAGAAACTCATTTTAAGCGTACAGTAGATGTAACTATTCTGATTTCACTGTTGGTATTACCAATTTGATTCAGCTTCCAGTTGAGAAAGCAGCTGCCCTTTCGGTAGTCTCACAGGAAGTTTTTAGGGTTGCTTGTCTGTCTTGTCTTTCCCCACTCTCCCACAGATGCAAGAAACCTTTTAGTGAAGGTTAAAGTACTGTACATTCACAGAACTGAATTTTGTCTCTCGCTACACAATATTACAGaacaagaacagaagaaatttattttcagaaacaaaacctcCAATGTGGGTGATGAATCTAGTTAGCAGCTGTTGTGAGGCAGCCTTGACGTTTTTGAAAGAAGCTTACACTTGTAGTTAACTTCAAACTACAAAAGTCACACTCTTATACAAAAATATTGCATGGCAAAACAGCCATCTTCACAGTCTGCTCACATGAAAATAGTGAAAAGATAAACAATCTTCTGTTGAACGTAATATTTCTCAATACAGTGCGGTTCAACAGGATACACGCTCAGTACTGCCTTTGTTCCTTTGTTCCatctttacaaaataaaacacatgcaATACATACAAACTGTACAAAATCAGCATCAGTATACCAAAATTGATCTactttggttttcctttttttgtcattttttttttttagacataCAACAATTCAGTTTGCTGTATTTTACAAATAAACGTATCAATATTGAATGTAAAATAGAAGAGCTGTAAAAGCAGGTCACTAGAAATATGAAGGtcatactaaaaaaaaaaagatgagcaaTGGAAAAAACACTTGAATGAATATGCATAATTATACATCATCAGCTGGAAGGGCTGGTATACTGATCTTTGCTCTTGTGAAATATGCTATCTTCTCCCTGAAATTaccaaacaaaacaagttaGTATTTTACCATTTATTGCACAACTAATGTCATCTACTGTAGAGTTGCTAATGTTACagcatgtttttttaaaatataggCTTGGAAAATACACTGAATTTATTTACAACTGTGGTTGCAAGGGCATTCTGATATAATTTCCTTCTTAAGCGCATTCATACAAAAAGCAGCTCCAAAAGCCAATGTTTTGGTAATAACTGCAGTGACACAACTGAAATATTGCTCTAATGGCTGCATTTTCTGTCAtgatatttcaggggaaaaagaggggagacaaaaacaaaacatctgatCCTGAATTTGGAAACGGAAAAAGAGAACTTAAATTAGGTCTGGGCAAGAAGCAGAATTACCATCCCATTCCGCAGTTGCTTCCACTATGCTGTTACCATTTGTTTCCTATGAACTGAGACATTACTGAAGCATAACAAGTTCATATGTCCCTCCCTGCCAGAAGCGGATGATAAATATTTGGGGCTTACAAATCAAAACTCAGAAGAGACATTCTTCTTGAGAGCTTCAAAATGCCTCTGTGTGTGATTCGTCTTTGAGGCGACATCATTATACCAAGCCCAACTAACAGGTTGAGTACAATTTGGCCACAGGAGATGCCTATTTGTCCAAGAGACTAAACCATGTTTTTCGCTGGCTGAGCTTCaattctgtttgaaaacagtAGCACAgagtaaaaattaatttcataaaCTGGATTTCCTGGCTAATGCTGTGGTGATCAGATGATAGATGAGGACAGTTTTACTACATCCTTCATGCATGGGAAGGATTAGTATCTTTTTTGATGATGCCTGGTGtctgaaaaaaatctctaaaacAAAAGTAGAACAGTATGCCTTTGCTCTGGAAACTGATTAATCAGTAGTTTTGCCTGGCTCAagacttcttttatttataGGAGATCTGCATTTCCCTCCTCCTTTTGGTCACAGGAACAGCAGAAGGTAAACGAAGCAATTCATGTGGTATTCTCACTTGTCATAAGCCAGTGTGCACCTCTCAAACCTGAAAGCCCACTGTTGACCTGTGGGTCATCAGAGCCTTGACAGTAGGCATACACGAGCAGCCCACAGTGGTCTGAAACTCTTCACCCTGCTTCCTCACCATCACCACTGCTCAGAGACACACTGCTGCCTTTGTCTTGTGAGCAAATTACCCAGTTCTCTGAAATGTGTGATGTTTCTTGAAACTCAAAGGTGTGCATGTTTGATTATGTTTAGAAAAATTCATGTTACTTCAGTACACTAAAAAGAGCATAAAAAAGCCTTAGCAGGCCCTACCTGAATGACTGCACCTGTAGTGGCACTTTCTGACTCTGCTCCCGTAGCCGACATACATCCTTTGAAGCTTTCCTCATCAGTTTCTCAGCACTTAAACCTcgcttctgctcttcttttgaCTGCTCAGCCTGTAAAATAACTGTAAAATAACTATATTTTGCTAGTAATGAGCAACTGCTTATTTCACAGAATTGACAACGTCTTGTGTCAAGCAAATCTCTACATAAGCAGAGAGAACTGGTATCACAAGCCTAAGCAGTGGGGACTAAAGATAACAGAGCATtttctgaaaactaaaaaataaatagaacaaaCCATGCCAATCACAGGTGGTTACTATGCACTGTATGGTTTATGACGTATTTCTTATCACTGAAGTTAGACAATACCTAAATTAATACaaacaaaatg
Above is a window of Meleagris gallopavo isolate NT-WF06-2002-E0010 breed Aviagen turkey brand Nicholas breeding stock chromosome 4, Turkey_5.1, whole genome shotgun sequence DNA encoding:
- the LOC100547722 gene encoding claudin-22-like, with the translated sequence MALVYRPVVQLSGILLSLLGWVLSCLTTYLPQWKNLNLELNELEIWTMGLWQACVVQEEGGMQCKDFDSFLALPPELRISRILMFFSNGLGLLGLLFSGFGLDCLKIGGRQQDHKKRLLLFGGMLFWMSGITAIAPVSWVAHSTVQEFWDENIPDIVPRWDLGEALFVGWLAGFCLILGGSLLNCTICSTELHPSSVHYAVTEQQDQCQHLETETRP
- the LOC100547877 gene encoding claudin-22-like, with amino-acid sequence MCRILFSKAISSVLLRLLKMDLVHRHRLQLFGLLLSVIGWILTGTCNYLPDWKNLGLDLNELELWTMGLWQTCVVQDIGGTQCKDFDSFLALPIEFRISRILVSTSNGLGLLSLVISSLGLDCLKIEDTEQKLKKQLLLLGGILMWIAGVLVLVPVSWVAYTIIQEFWDEVIPEIVPRWEIGDALFSGWFGGFFIILGGSLLLLTIFLSSDHQLPEQYTMGDMQDNRQQVETGNRRL